From Acidihalobacter aeolianus, a single genomic window includes:
- a CDS encoding cytochrome c oxidase subunit 3: MNTYQDTSDMWQYEDHPHDAIGTRTLGFWLYMMSDLMIFAGLFATFGIYADGMHYAGAFTAGQVIHPGPALWSTAFIFASVLAYGYAMVSLKKANRSGVLLGIAMAFVLGIAFLGMEWHEFSDLYAMGAIPEKSGFLSDYWVIVLVHAVHVAFGLLWLAAMFIQVALEGFTEDVVYRLLNLKIFWLFQAVIWVCVFTLVYLMGSTSLAAI, encoded by the coding sequence ATGAATACATACCAAGACACCAGCGACATGTGGCAATACGAGGATCACCCACACGATGCCATTGGCACGCGAACACTCGGCTTCTGGTTGTACATGATGAGCGACCTGATGATCTTTGCCGGATTGTTCGCCACCTTCGGCATCTACGCCGACGGGATGCACTATGCAGGAGCCTTTACTGCAGGTCAGGTCATCCATCCGGGCCCCGCCCTGTGGTCGACGGCATTCATCTTTGCCAGCGTTCTCGCCTATGGATATGCCATGGTCTCTCTCAAGAAGGCCAATCGCAGTGGCGTACTCCTCGGCATTGCCATGGCATTCGTCCTGGGCATCGCTTTCCTGGGCATGGAATGGCACGAATTCAGCGATCTATACGCGATGGGTGCAATTCCCGAAAAGAGCGGCTTCCTGTCCGATTACTGGGTCATCGTGCTGGTTCACGCCGTGCACGTTGCCTTTGGCCTGCTCTGGTTGGCAGCCATGTTCATTCAGGTGGCGCTTGAGGGATTCACTGAGGACGTGGTGTATCGCCTGCTCAACCTCAAAATATTCTGGCTGTTTCAGGCCGTGATCTGGGTCTGCGTATTCACCCTCGTCTACCTCATGGGTTCGACCTCATTGGCTGCCATCTGA
- a CDS encoding cbb3-type cytochrome c oxidase subunit I, whose translation MPVHLQGPWNELFGRLGLLLIPHYNNPVIFFAFMLVTVGGTAVLTTLTILGRWGWLWRDWLTTVDHKKIGIMYVLIGLVMLFRGFFDALMIRSQQALAVGPNSPGVLGALHGYLPPFHLDQVWTAHGMIMILLAVTPILIGMMNLIVPLQIGARDMAYPYLNALGLWLTAVSAALVMIALFVGDFSHAGWVGLAPLTELAYSPGVGVDYWIWSIQIGSIGTTLGSINIIATIIKMRAPGMKWFRLPIFTWTSMATSIIGLTSFPVLGVALSLLTFDRYLGTHFFTAGLGGDLMMYTNLFWIWGHPEVYFVVLPAFGFLSEIIPTFSRKPLFGYTTMVLASFSIAGVSWLVWLHHFFTMGASPKVLAFYSITTMLVGIPTGVKVFNWVFTMYRGRIRMEVPMLWAVTSVFLLIIGGMTGMMLSIPAINYIVHNSVFVVAHFHNMFMVITYAAFGAIVFWWPKVFGFKLDERLGRMFFWLFSTGTALVFLPMYTLGLMGMTRRLDYISHPSWWPLLLIELCGIGFYLVSVFVFLGMIYVSYRDRASNAVTADDAWGTSRSLEWLTHTPVPFYNFAVTPIVHALDEVVWRREQGTLDRQPERYTDIHMPNNTGMPIIISGFTLICGFSMVWRIYWLALVSFIAIIALVLIRSFTKNPGYVITAEAIGELERTSRPHRQTEEIENPVSMGTGGGSMPNHGAPAARHPDY comes from the coding sequence ATGCCTGTTCATCTACAAGGTCCATGGAATGAACTGTTCGGCCGCCTTGGCCTGCTGCTGATCCCGCACTACAACAACCCCGTCATATTTTTCGCCTTCATGCTGGTCACAGTCGGGGGCACAGCCGTCCTCACGACGCTCACGATTCTTGGCCGCTGGGGCTGGCTGTGGCGCGACTGGTTGACCACGGTAGACCACAAGAAAATCGGCATCATGTATGTGCTGATCGGCCTGGTCATGCTGTTCCGTGGTTTTTTCGACGCGCTCATGATCCGCTCTCAACAAGCCTTAGCCGTTGGACCAAATTCCCCTGGCGTGCTCGGCGCCTTGCACGGATATCTGCCACCTTTCCATCTTGATCAGGTTTGGACCGCGCACGGAATGATCATGATCTTGTTGGCGGTCACACCGATTCTTATCGGCATGATGAACTTGATCGTGCCGCTGCAGATAGGCGCGCGCGATATGGCTTATCCGTATTTAAATGCTCTCGGACTTTGGTTGACCGCCGTGTCGGCCGCATTGGTCATGATCGCGCTGTTCGTCGGCGATTTCTCGCACGCCGGCTGGGTCGGCCTCGCACCTCTTACCGAACTTGCATACAGCCCAGGAGTGGGCGTGGATTACTGGATATGGTCGATACAGATCGGCAGCATCGGCACGACGCTGGGCTCGATCAACATCATCGCCACGATCATCAAGATGCGCGCCCCAGGTATGAAATGGTTTCGACTGCCGATATTCACCTGGACTTCGATGGCCACCAGCATCATCGGGCTGACCTCGTTCCCGGTACTTGGCGTTGCACTCAGCCTTTTGACCTTCGATCGCTACCTTGGCACGCACTTCTTCACCGCTGGCCTTGGCGGTGATCTCATGATGTACACCAACCTGTTCTGGATCTGGGGACACCCGGAAGTGTACTTCGTCGTACTGCCGGCTTTCGGATTTCTGTCTGAAATCATTCCAACCTTTTCTCGCAAACCGTTGTTTGGCTACACCACCATGGTACTGGCTTCATTCAGTATCGCCGGTGTGTCCTGGCTGGTCTGGCTGCACCATTTCTTCACCATGGGCGCCAGCCCAAAGGTACTGGCCTTCTACAGCATCACCACCATGCTGGTCGGCATTCCGACGGGCGTGAAGGTGTTCAACTGGGTGTTCACGATGTATCGAGGCCGCATCCGGATGGAGGTACCGATGCTATGGGCGGTAACATCGGTCTTTCTGCTCATCATCGGCGGCATGACGGGCATGATGCTGTCCATTCCAGCGATCAACTACATTGTGCACAACAGTGTTTTTGTGGTTGCCCACTTTCACAACATGTTCATGGTGATCACCTACGCTGCTTTCGGCGCGATCGTCTTTTGGTGGCCCAAGGTGTTCGGCTTCAAGCTCGATGAACGCCTTGGACGCATGTTCTTCTGGTTATTCTCGACCGGCACTGCCCTGGTTTTCCTGCCGATGTATACGCTCGGCCTCATGGGCATGACGCGTCGTCTCGATTACATCTCCCACCCTTCGTGGTGGCCCCTGCTGCTGATCGAACTGTGCGGCATCGGCTTCTATCTGGTTTCGGTATTCGTGTTTCTAGGCATGATCTACGTCAGTTACCGTGACCGCGCCAGCAATGCCGTCACTGCCGATGATGCCTGGGGTACTTCGCGGAGCCTTGAGTGGCTGACCCATACGCCGGTTCCGTTCTACAACTTCGCCGTGACTCCGATCGTGCATGCACTGGACGAGGTCGTCTGGCGACGCGAACAGGGTACTCTTGATCGGCAGCCCGAACGCTACACAGACATACACATGCCGAACAACACTGGCATGCCGATCATCATCAGCGGTTTCACCCTGATCTGCGGTTTCTCCATGGTATGGCGCATTTACTGGCTGGCCCTGGTCAGCTTCATTGCGATCATCGCACTGGTGCTGATTCGCTCCTTCACCAAGAACCCCGGATATGTCATCACGGCCGAGGCAATCGGGGAACTGGAACGCACATCGCGGCCGCATCGCCAAACCGAAGAAATCGAGAACCCCGTTTCTATGGGAACCGGCGGCGGATCCATGCCCAACCATGGCGCTCCCGCGGCCAGACATCCGGATTATTGA
- a CDS encoding ubiquinol oxidase subunit II: MKWAKRYVLYFRYLAYSPLLLLSGCSDTHFWLFDPKGLIADTELHYMIIDVTLMAIVIVPTTFLLIWVVWRYREKRRSAFAPEWSHSNVIEVVVWGIPLLIVGMLSYYSWRGIQAVNPYNPHALNSHGASTARSHKPLTVDVITTDWQWLFVYPNKHIAVANELVVPTGTKLHLKLTSTSVVNSFYIPQIVGQIYAMPGMRTKQSFEVDHPGSYHGFSAAFSGPGFSWMDFKLKAVPPVKFTAWIKKAGISKNTLNYASFSRFAEPTVNIERKIHYFSDVKTGLFAKVIKAVRSQRLHYVTPMAMTENMHAKIFRTHSN, encoded by the coding sequence ATGAAATGGGCGAAACGGTACGTTTTATATTTTCGTTACCTAGCGTATTCACCCTTGCTGCTTCTGAGTGGCTGTAGCGACACCCATTTTTGGCTGTTCGATCCCAAAGGACTCATCGCTGACACAGAATTGCACTACATGATTATCGATGTGACCTTGATGGCAATCGTGATCGTACCAACGACTTTCCTGCTGATATGGGTAGTCTGGCGCTACCGAGAAAAACGCAGATCGGCATTTGCACCAGAATGGTCGCACTCAAATGTGATAGAGGTTGTGGTATGGGGGATACCACTGCTGATCGTTGGCATGCTGTCATATTACTCATGGCGCGGCATTCAAGCCGTCAACCCCTACAATCCACATGCACTTAATAGCCACGGCGCCAGCACAGCCCGTTCCCACAAACCACTCACGGTCGATGTCATAACCACAGATTGGCAGTGGCTCTTTGTTTACCCGAATAAACATATTGCAGTAGCCAACGAGCTCGTTGTGCCGACCGGGACGAAACTGCATTTGAAGTTGACCTCGACGTCTGTGGTCAACAGCTTCTATATCCCGCAGATCGTTGGGCAGATTTACGCAATGCCCGGTATGCGCACAAAACAATCTTTCGAAGTTGACCATCCAGGTAGCTATCATGGGTTTTCAGCGGCATTCAGCGGCCCCGGTTTCTCTTGGATGGATTTCAAGCTCAAGGCTGTTCCGCCGGTGAAATTCACAGCCTGGATAAAAAAAGCCGGGATCTCTAAAAACACCTTGAACTATGCAAGCTTCTCCAGGTTTGCCGAGCCGACTGTCAATATCGAAAGAAAAATACATTATTTTTCCGATGTAAAAACCGGCTTGTTCGCCAAAGTCATAAAAGCAGTACGTTCGCAACGCCTTCACTATGTCACCCCGATGGCCATGACGGAAAACATGCACGCCAAAATCTTCCGCACTCACTCCAACTGA
- a CDS encoding sensor domain-containing diguanylate cyclase yields the protein MSDKEYDADSVDAVHKTLLESTKAIPWKIDWDTMTFAYIGPQIEPLLGWTQESWVTAEDWAMRIHPDDRDYVVNFCISQSKEGIDHEADYRALTKDNGYVWIRDVVHVVRKENGDVEALVGFMFDISERKKAEEELIRLQAELEALSFMDGLTGIANRRRLDAALETEWASARRSGTPLSLVMLDVDYFKQYNDRYGHGQGDTCLKDVAETLQAAAARPRDVLARFGGEEFALLLPETDADAAKAIAERCIRLIAAREIPHEASRIGPLVTVSIGVGTTHTFTEDEPRRFVDFVDGLLYQAKHNGRNRIESGTM from the coding sequence ATGTCAGACAAGGAATACGACGCAGACAGCGTCGATGCGGTCCACAAGACCCTGCTGGAATCGACCAAGGCCATTCCCTGGAAGATCGACTGGGACACGATGACGTTCGCCTACATCGGCCCGCAAATCGAGCCCCTGCTCGGCTGGACCCAGGAAAGCTGGGTCACGGCCGAAGACTGGGCCATGCGCATACACCCCGACGACCGCGATTACGTGGTCAATTTCTGCATCTCGCAGTCGAAGGAAGGCATCGACCACGAGGCCGATTACCGCGCGCTGACGAAGGACAACGGATACGTCTGGATTCGCGACGTGGTGCACGTCGTGCGCAAGGAAAACGGCGATGTCGAGGCCCTGGTCGGCTTCATGTTCGACATCAGCGAGCGCAAGAAGGCCGAGGAGGAACTGATCCGCCTGCAGGCGGAACTGGAGGCGCTGTCCTTCATGGACGGCCTGACCGGCATCGCCAACCGGCGCCGCCTCGACGCCGCCCTCGAAACCGAATGGGCGAGCGCACGGCGCAGTGGAACGCCGCTCTCGCTCGTCATGCTCGATGTCGATTACTTCAAGCAGTACAACGACCGCTACGGCCACGGCCAGGGCGACACCTGCCTCAAAGACGTGGCCGAAACCCTGCAGGCCGCCGCGGCCCGCCCGCGCGACGTGCTGGCCCGCTTCGGCGGCGAGGAATTCGCTCTCCTGCTGCCGGAAACGGACGCCGACGCGGCAAAGGCCATCGCCGAACGCTGCATCCGCCTGATCGCAGCGCGGGAGATCCCCCACGAAGCCTCGCGCATCGGCCCGCTCGTCACCGTCAGCATCGGCGTGGGCACCACCCACACCTTCACCGAGGACGAACCCAGGCGCTTCGTCGATTTCGTCGACGGCTTGCTTTACCAGGCAAAACACAACGGCCGGAACCGGATCGAATCGGGAACGATGTAG
- a CDS encoding nickel-dependent hydrogenase large subunit, with translation MANQTVVVDPITRIEGHLRIEAETDASGLITRASSAGTMVRGIEIILRGRDPREAWAFAQRICGVCTLVHGIASVRAVENALAYPIPPNAELIRNLMIAAQYVHDHVMHFYHLQALDWVDVVSALKADPRKTSELAQSLSNYALSSPGHFADVQNKIKGLVESGQLGIFANGYWGHPAYKLPPEANLMAVAHYLDALAWQREVVKLHTIFGGKNPHPNFVVGGVPCAISVDAESTGATAGATAVNMVGLAIVSNVIDRMLQFVDQVYVPDILAIAGFYKDWATRGEGIGNFMTYGDFPSKGINDLGGFLIPRGVIVDRDLSHIEEVDLNAEDQIKEYVAHSWYDYSGGKQEGLHPYNGETVLNYTGPQPPYEHLDVDASYSWLKSPRWRGKAVEVGPLARMLMLYASGNHESRGLVDSTLSKLDLPVQGLFSTLGRVAARTLETKFIVDQMRGWYNQLIANIKAGDLSTFNAAHWDPSTWPSTAKGVGFTEAPRGALAHWVVIKNGLIDNYQAVVPSTWNAGPRDAAGQDGPYEAALKGTQMADTQQPLEILRTVHSFDPCIACAVHLVDDEGEEMLQVKIR, from the coding sequence GTGGCAAACCAAACCGTCGTAGTAGACCCCATCACCCGCATCGAGGGACATCTGCGCATCGAGGCCGAAACCGATGCCAGCGGCCTGATCACCCGCGCATCCAGCGCCGGCACCATGGTGCGCGGCATCGAGATCATCCTGCGCGGGCGCGACCCGCGCGAGGCCTGGGCCTTCGCCCAACGCATCTGCGGCGTGTGCACCCTGGTGCACGGCATCGCCTCCGTCCGCGCGGTGGAAAACGCCCTCGCCTACCCGATCCCGCCGAATGCCGAGCTGATCCGCAACCTGATGATCGCGGCGCAGTACGTGCACGACCACGTCATGCACTTCTACCACCTGCAGGCGCTGGACTGGGTGGACGTGGTCTCCGCACTCAAGGCCGACCCGCGCAAGACCTCCGAACTGGCCCAGTCGCTGAGCAACTACGCGCTGTCCTCGCCGGGACATTTCGCCGACGTGCAGAACAAGATCAAGGGCCTGGTCGAATCCGGCCAGCTCGGCATCTTCGCCAACGGCTACTGGGGCCACCCGGCCTACAAGCTGCCGCCCGAGGCCAACCTGATGGCCGTCGCGCACTATCTCGACGCCCTCGCCTGGCAGCGCGAGGTGGTCAAGCTGCACACCATCTTCGGCGGCAAGAACCCGCATCCGAACTTCGTGGTCGGCGGCGTGCCCTGCGCGATCAGCGTCGACGCGGAAAGCACCGGGGCGACCGCCGGCGCCACGGCGGTCAACATGGTCGGGCTCGCCATCGTGTCCAACGTCATCGACCGCATGCTGCAGTTCGTCGATCAGGTCTACGTGCCCGACATCCTCGCTATCGCCGGCTTCTACAAGGACTGGGCCACGCGCGGCGAAGGCATCGGCAACTTCATGACCTACGGCGATTTTCCCTCCAAGGGGATCAACGATCTCGGCGGCTTCCTCATCCCCCGCGGCGTGATCGTCGACCGCGACCTCTCACACATCGAGGAGGTCGACCTCAACGCCGAGGACCAGATCAAGGAATACGTCGCGCACTCGTGGTACGACTACAGCGGCGGCAAGCAGGAAGGGCTGCACCCCTACAACGGCGAGACCGTACTCAACTACACCGGCCCGCAGCCGCCCTACGAACACCTCGACGTCGACGCCAGCTACTCCTGGCTCAAGTCGCCGCGCTGGCGCGGCAAGGCGGTCGAGGTCGGCCCGCTGGCGCGCATGCTGATGCTCTACGCCAGCGGCAACCACGAATCCCGCGGGCTGGTCGACAGCACGCTGAGCAAGCTCGACCTGCCGGTGCAGGGCCTGTTCTCGACCCTCGGCCGCGTCGCCGCGCGCACTCTGGAAACCAAGTTCATCGTCGATCAAATGCGCGGCTGGTACAACCAGCTCATCGCCAACATCAAGGCCGGCGATCTGAGCACCTTCAACGCCGCGCACTGGGACCCCTCGACCTGGCCGTCCACGGCCAAGGGCGTGGGTTTCACCGAAGCCCCGCGCGGCGCGCTGGCGCACTGGGTGGTGATCAAGAACGGCCTGATCGACAACTACCAGGCCGTAGTCCCCAGCACCTGGAACGCCGGCCCGCGCGACGCCGCCGGCCAGGACGGCCCCTACGAGGCCGCGCTCAAGGGCACGCAGATGGCGGATACCCAGCAGCCGCTGGAAATCCTGCGCACCGTCCACAGCTTCGATCCCTGCATCGCCTGCGCCGTGCACCTCGTCGACGACGAAGGCGAGGAAATGCTCCAGGTCAAGATACGCTGA
- a CDS encoding (Fe-S)-binding protein: MSEGTLPLLETEGGRFGIKKPQQRYDLQGDMPDAERVETAMRHFVRDFGAVAATYMESCIHCGICAEACPFYVQTGDPKYSPIWKIEPFKQAYKREVGPFAIFMRALNLKRKVTLKELEDWQELIFDSCTTCGRCTLICPMGIDIASLVGLARHGMHKAGLVPHELWATAERGEREGSPLGATPDVFADRVEWMGDENDVEMHMNLDQADVLVTLSSIEIQKYPQAIAHMAKLLNHMGMSWTFRTDGYEATNFGLLSGNADWQKDMSMKLINAAIACKAQLLLLPECGHAYSAMRWSGANIYGKPLPFKVRHISEFLGEHIADGSIRVKQGLNTTVTYHDPCQVARRGGAIEAPRVVLQALGAEIHEMKENRGMNWCCGGGGGVYSNHRADPLRYKAFQIKMRQVEETEADMLLTSCSNCRITFDDGQAHFHWDKTAHSLLEAVVDNLAD; the protein is encoded by the coding sequence ATGAGCGAGGGCACCCTGCCGCTGCTGGAAACCGAAGGCGGGCGTTTCGGCATCAAGAAACCGCAACAGCGCTACGACCTGCAGGGCGACATGCCCGACGCCGAGCGCGTCGAGACCGCCATGCGCCATTTCGTACGCGATTTCGGCGCCGTCGCCGCCACCTACATGGAATCCTGCATCCATTGCGGGATATGCGCCGAGGCCTGTCCCTTCTACGTTCAGACCGGCGACCCCAAGTACAGCCCGATCTGGAAGATCGAACCGTTCAAGCAGGCCTACAAGCGCGAGGTCGGGCCGTTCGCCATCTTCATGCGCGCGCTCAACCTCAAGCGCAAGGTCACGCTCAAGGAACTGGAGGATTGGCAGGAGCTGATCTTCGATTCCTGCACCACCTGCGGCCGCTGTACGCTGATCTGTCCCATGGGCATCGACATCGCCAGCCTCGTGGGCCTCGCCCGTCACGGCATGCACAAGGCCGGGCTGGTGCCGCACGAGCTGTGGGCGACGGCGGAACGCGGCGAGCGCGAGGGCAGCCCGCTCGGCGCCACCCCCGACGTGTTCGCCGACCGCGTCGAGTGGATGGGCGACGAGAACGACGTCGAGATGCACATGAACCTGGACCAGGCCGACGTGCTGGTCACCCTGTCCTCGATCGAGATCCAGAAATATCCGCAGGCCATCGCCCACATGGCCAAGCTGCTCAACCACATGGGGATGAGCTGGACCTTCCGCACCGACGGCTACGAGGCGACCAACTTCGGCCTGCTCTCGGGCAACGCGGACTGGCAGAAGGACATGAGCATGAAGCTCATCAACGCCGCCATCGCCTGCAAGGCCCAGCTGCTTTTGCTGCCGGAGTGCGGCCATGCCTACAGCGCCATGCGCTGGTCGGGCGCCAACATCTACGGCAAGCCGCTGCCGTTCAAGGTCCGCCACATCTCGGAATTCCTCGGCGAACACATCGCCGACGGCAGCATCCGGGTCAAGCAGGGGCTCAACACCACCGTCACCTACCACGACCCCTGTCAGGTGGCCCGCCGCGGCGGCGCCATCGAGGCACCACGCGTGGTACTGCAGGCACTGGGCGCCGAAATCCACGAAATGAAGGAAAACCGCGGCATGAACTGGTGCTGCGGCGGAGGCGGCGGCGTGTACAGCAACCACCGCGCCGACCCGCTGCGCTACAAGGCCTTCCAGATCAAGATGCGTCAGGTAGAGGAAACCGAGGCCGACATGCTGCTGACCAGCTGCTCCAACTGCCGCATCACCTTCGACGACGGCCAGGCGCATTTCCATTGGGACAAGACCGCGCACAGTCTGCTCGAAGCCGTGGTGGACAATCTGGCCGATTGA
- a CDS encoding nitrate reductase, which translates to MDLLTLARGPILQWSLIICAAGILWRLTGILLLRRKPDYSEPRNTGTWLGALKLIVTRSWPKREFWATTAFGQTIGYVFHVGLVVVIFGFAPHILFIKSLVGVSWPNLPNSLIYATGGITIAALVAALIRRVSNPVLRLLSNFDDYFSWLVTVAPVVTGLLAAAHLGARYETLLAIHILSVCLLLVWLPFGKLMHSVMIFVSRGTTGALFARKGAST; encoded by the coding sequence ATGGATCTGCTCACCCTGGCACGCGGGCCTATCCTGCAATGGTCGCTGATCATCTGCGCCGCCGGCATTCTGTGGCGCCTGACCGGCATTCTCCTGCTGCGGCGCAAGCCGGACTACTCCGAGCCGCGCAACACCGGCACCTGGCTCGGCGCGCTCAAGCTCATCGTCACCCGCTCCTGGCCCAAGCGCGAGTTCTGGGCGACGACCGCCTTCGGCCAGACCATCGGCTACGTGTTTCACGTCGGCCTGGTCGTGGTCATTTTCGGGTTCGCGCCGCACATCCTGTTCATCAAGAGCCTCGTCGGCGTGAGCTGGCCGAATCTGCCGAACAGCCTGATCTACGCCACCGGCGGCATCACCATCGCCGCCCTCGTCGCCGCGCTGATCCGCCGGGTGAGCAATCCGGTGCTGCGCCTGCTGTCGAACTTCGACGACTACTTCAGCTGGCTGGTCACGGTGGCGCCGGTGGTCACCGGGCTGCTCGCCGCCGCGCACCTCGGCGCGCGCTACGAAACGCTGCTCGCGATCCACATCCTGTCGGTCTGTCTGCTGCTGGTCTGGCTGCCGTTCGGCAAGCTGATGCACAGCGTCATGATCTTCGTTTCGCGGGGCACCACCGGCGCCCTCTTCGCACGTAAAGGAGCCAGCACATGA
- a CDS encoding hydrogenase small subunit, with product MDADDKNTIGDYLRSQGISRRAFLKLCAAMASALALPPGAALAMAETLPQKRRPSVIYMSYQECTGCLESLTRSFTPTLEYLMFNVMSLDYDDTLQAAAGFQAEAAREAAMKANWGKYLMIVDGAIPDGNNGYCTAAGKSALQSIQDVAKGAAAVVAVGTCASFGGLPMANPNPTRATMVSDIVTDKPVINVPGCPPIPVVITGTLAHFLTFGRLPDLDHLKRPIAFYGNTIHDRCYRRPFYDRGEFAKTFDDEGARNGWCLYELGCKGPTTYNACATTKWNAGTSFPIESGHGCIGCSEPNFWDRGDLYKPLSAGLWHGSIGADLGAAAVAGIAIGGLAAATARHRQSKITEKK from the coding sequence ATGGACGCAGACGACAAAAACACAATCGGCGATTATCTGCGCAGCCAGGGCATCAGCCGGCGCGCCTTCCTCAAGCTCTGCGCGGCCATGGCCTCGGCCCTGGCCCTGCCCCCCGGCGCCGCGCTGGCGATGGCCGAGACCCTGCCGCAGAAACGCCGGCCGTCGGTGATCTACATGTCCTACCAGGAATGCACCGGCTGCCTCGAATCGCTCACCCGCTCGTTCACCCCCACGCTCGAATACCTGATGTTCAACGTGATGTCGCTGGACTACGACGACACGCTGCAGGCAGCCGCGGGCTTCCAGGCCGAGGCCGCGCGCGAGGCGGCGATGAAGGCGAACTGGGGCAAGTACCTGATGATCGTCGACGGCGCCATTCCGGACGGCAACAACGGCTATTGCACCGCCGCCGGCAAGTCGGCCCTGCAGTCGATCCAGGACGTCGCCAAGGGTGCCGCCGCGGTCGTCGCGGTCGGCACCTGCGCGTCCTTCGGCGGCCTGCCGATGGCGAATCCGAACCCGACCCGCGCGACCATGGTCAGCGACATCGTGACCGACAAGCCGGTGATCAACGTCCCCGGCTGCCCACCGATCCCCGTGGTGATCACCGGCACGCTCGCCCACTTCCTCACCTTCGGCCGGCTGCCGGACCTCGACCACCTGAAGCGCCCCATCGCCTTCTACGGCAACACCATCCACGACCGCTGCTACCGCCGCCCGTTCTACGACCGCGGCGAGTTCGCCAAGACCTTCGACGACGAGGGCGCGCGCAACGGCTGGTGCCTGTACGAGCTGGGCTGCAAGGGGCCGACCACCTACAACGCCTGCGCCACCACCAAGTGGAACGCGGGCACCAGCTTCCCGATCGAGTCCGGGCACGGCTGCATCGGCTGCTCGGAACCGAATTTCTGGGATCGCGGCGATCTCTACAAACCGCTCTCCGCCGGTCTGTGGCACGGCAGCATCGGCGCCGACCTCGGCGCCGCGGCCGTGGCCGGCATCGCCATCGGCGGCCTGGCCGCCGCCACGGCACGTCACCGGCAGAGCAAAATCACGGAGAAGAAGTGA
- a CDS encoding hydrogenase expression/formation C-terminal domain-containing protein, with product MPLEDISVKVVHAPPPAGTTPNVRALQSEIATHLEALLQRGETNTIDLRSLPLLPGEREALCAALGRGEISARFDALGEAEIYETGFPGVWWTTLRAESGEVVAELIDIALQPPLLASHPVDVADGLARLRQDLADDENPPETAREDA from the coding sequence ATGCCGCTTGAGGATATCTCCGTCAAGGTCGTGCACGCGCCGCCGCCTGCAGGGACGACACCCAACGTCCGTGCGCTGCAGTCCGAGATCGCCACTCATCTTGAAGCGCTGCTGCAACGTGGCGAGACGAACACCATCGACCTGCGCAGCCTGCCGCTGTTGCCCGGCGAACGCGAGGCGCTGTGCGCAGCGCTCGGGCGTGGCGAGATAAGCGCACGCTTCGACGCTCTGGGCGAAGCGGAAATCTACGAAACCGGCTTTCCCGGCGTGTGGTGGACGACCCTGCGCGCCGAATCCGGCGAGGTCGTCGCCGAATTGATCGACATCGCCCTGCAGCCGCCGCTGCTGGCCAGTCACCCTGTGGACGTCGCAGACGGACTGGCTCGCCTGCGGCAGGACCTGGCCGACGACGAAAACCCACCCGAGACCGCACGCGAGGACGCCTGA
- a CDS encoding HyaD/HybD family hydrogenase maturation endopeptidase, with protein MTSRVLVLGLGNTLLGDEGIGVYAARELERTCSTLPHVDCLDGGTLSFTLAGPIADCDRLIVIDAAELHASPGSVCVFENEAMDRYVGAGGKRSVHEVSLADLLSMACLTDELPAHRALIGIQPECVDWADVATAAGQRGIAEACALAQALIARWEQADAA; from the coding sequence ATGACCTCACGCGTATTGGTACTGGGACTCGGCAACACACTCCTCGGCGACGAGGGCATCGGTGTCTACGCCGCTCGGGAGCTGGAACGCACCTGCTCGACTCTGCCGCATGTCGACTGCCTGGACGGCGGCACCCTGAGCTTCACCCTCGCCGGCCCGATTGCGGACTGCGACCGCCTCATTGTCATCGACGCCGCAGAACTGCACGCGTCGCCCGGCAGCGTGTGTGTGTTCGAGAACGAGGCCATGGACCGCTATGTCGGCGCCGGCGGCAAGCGTAGCGTGCACGAGGTCAGCCTCGCCGACCTGCTTTCCATGGCCTGCCTGACCGACGAACTGCCGGCGCATCGGGCGCTGATCGGCATCCAGCCCGAATGCGTGGACTGGGCAGATGTAGCCACCGCGGCGGGCCAACGCGGCATCGCAGAGGCCTGCGCTCTGGCGCAGGCACTCATCGCCCGCTGGGAGCAGGCCGATGCCGCTTGA